Proteins co-encoded in one Actinomadura luteofluorescens genomic window:
- a CDS encoding DNA polymerase ligase N-terminal domain-containing protein: protein MTPKKPRKHAAPPAREGDRLADYRGRRDPGRTPEPVPAGEALPRGDDDTFVIQEHHATSLHWDLRLERDGVLVSWAVPKGLPWSPETNHLAVHTEDHPLEYAAFEGEIPRGEYGAGTMTIWDRGTYETEKWSEREVKVVIHGSRVSGRYVLFRTRGRNWMIHRMDPPADPDAEPLPESLRPMRPQERARLPRDTGAWGFEFAWGGRRLAAYVEGGRTRFTDGRGHAVDGPGGLGSRLGAQLGVRPALLDGELAVLDGRETYMIYDVPHLDGHPLLDVPYRERRERLDDLGLSGPRWQTAPWFPGDGAAVLEAARDQGLPGVVAKRLDSRYEPDEESGAWRLVPARPAKRR, encoded by the coding sequence GTGACCCCGAAGAAGCCCAGGAAGCACGCCGCTCCCCCGGCCCGCGAGGGCGACCGGCTCGCCGACTACCGGGGCAGGCGCGACCCCGGGCGGACGCCGGAGCCCGTGCCCGCGGGCGAGGCGCTGCCGCGCGGCGACGACGACACGTTCGTCATCCAGGAGCACCACGCGACCAGCCTGCACTGGGACCTGCGGCTCGAACGCGACGGCGTGCTCGTCTCGTGGGCCGTGCCGAAGGGCCTGCCGTGGAGCCCGGAGACCAACCACCTCGCCGTGCACACCGAGGACCACCCGCTGGAGTACGCCGCCTTCGAGGGCGAGATCCCGCGCGGCGAGTACGGCGCCGGGACGATGACCATCTGGGACCGGGGGACCTACGAGACGGAGAAGTGGTCCGAGCGCGAGGTGAAGGTCGTCATCCACGGGTCGCGCGTGTCCGGCCGCTACGTGCTGTTCAGGACGCGCGGCCGGAACTGGATGATCCACCGGATGGACCCGCCCGCGGACCCAGACGCCGAGCCGCTGCCGGAGTCGCTGCGCCCGATGCGGCCGCAGGAGCGGGCCCGCCTGCCCCGCGACACCGGCGCGTGGGGGTTCGAGTTCGCGTGGGGCGGCAGGCGGCTGGCCGCCTACGTCGAGGGCGGCCGGACCCGGTTCACCGACGGGCGGGGCCACGCCGTGGACGGCCCCGGCGGGCTCGGCTCCCGGCTCGGGGCGCAGCTCGGCGTCCGGCCCGCGCTGCTGGACGGGGAGCTGGCCGTCCTGGACGGCCGCGAGACCTACATGATCTACGACGTGCCGCATCTGGACGGGCATCCGCTGCTGGACGTCCCCTACCGGGAGCGGCGGGAGCGGCTCGACGACCTCGGCCTGTCGGGCCCGCGCTGGCAGACCGCCCCCTGGTTCCCCGGAGACGGCGCGGCGGTCCTGGAGGCGGCGCGCGACCAGGGCCTGCCCGGCGTCGTCGCCAAACGCCTGGACTCCCGCTACGAGCCGGACGAGGAGTCCGGCGCCTGGCGGCTGGTCCCCGCCCGGCCCGCGAAGCGCCGCTGA
- a CDS encoding response regulator, translated as MASILFIEDDPSARAALELALTRQGHGVTSRATGEDGLEALRARRPEIAVLDVMLPGIDGIEVCRRIRREDPLPVILLTARGDDLDIVLGLEAGADDYVVKPVEPRVLDARIRAVLRRADQTRLDRSVYGDLVVDRTSLKVTKGGADLRLTPTELRLLLELTRRPGQALTRQHLLAEVWEHTYPGDSRLVDACVQRVRAKIEDEPAEPRLIETVRGFGYRFTAP; from the coding sequence GTGGCGAGCATTCTGTTCATCGAGGATGATCCGTCCGCCCGGGCGGCTCTGGAGCTGGCGCTGACCCGCCAGGGACACGGGGTGACGTCCCGGGCCACCGGCGAGGACGGGCTGGAGGCGCTGCGGGCGCGCCGCCCCGAGATCGCCGTCCTGGACGTGATGCTGCCCGGCATCGACGGCATCGAGGTGTGCCGCCGCATCCGCCGGGAGGACCCGCTTCCGGTGATCCTGCTGACCGCGCGGGGCGACGACCTCGACATCGTCCTCGGGCTGGAGGCGGGCGCCGACGACTACGTGGTCAAGCCCGTCGAGCCCCGCGTCCTGGACGCCCGGATCCGCGCCGTCCTGCGCCGCGCCGACCAGACCCGCCTCGACCGGTCCGTCTACGGCGACCTCGTCGTCGACCGGACGTCCCTGAAGGTCACCAAGGGCGGCGCCGACCTGCGCCTCACCCCGACCGAGCTGCGCCTCCTGCTGGAGCTGACGCGCCGCCCCGGCCAGGCCCTCACCCGCCAGCACCTGCTGGCCGAGGTGTGGGAGCACACCTACCCGGGCGACTCGCGGCTCGTGGACGCCTGCGTCCAGCGCGTCCGCGCCAAGATCGAGGACGAGCCGGCCGAGCCGCGGCTGATCGAGACGGTCCGCGGCTTCGGCTACCGGTTCACCGCCCCGTGA
- the npdG gene encoding NADPH-dependent F420 reductase, with product MTEQQQKTPYDLPDASGLTIGILGGTGDQGKGLARRFALAGHRVTIGSRKAERAQAAADELGAGLPVSGAENPAAAGGSDVVIVAVPWDGHRATLESLRAELAGKIVVDCVNPLGFEKGKGAFALPVEEGSAAEQAAAVLPDSRVVAAFHHVSARLLLDPEVDEMELDVLVLGNDREATDLVQALAGRIPGMRGVYGGRLHNAHQIEAFTANLISMNRRYKAHAGLRITDV from the coding sequence ATGACTGAGCAGCAGCAGAAGACGCCGTACGACCTTCCGGACGCGAGCGGCCTGACCATCGGCATCCTGGGCGGGACGGGAGACCAGGGCAAGGGCCTCGCGCGCCGGTTCGCGCTGGCCGGGCACCGGGTCACGATCGGGTCCCGCAAGGCCGAGCGCGCCCAGGCCGCCGCCGACGAGCTCGGCGCCGGCCTGCCCGTCTCCGGCGCGGAGAACCCGGCCGCGGCCGGAGGGTCCGACGTCGTGATCGTGGCGGTGCCGTGGGACGGGCACAGGGCCACGCTGGAGTCGCTGCGCGCCGAGCTGGCCGGCAAGATCGTCGTGGACTGCGTGAACCCGCTCGGCTTCGAGAAGGGCAAGGGCGCGTTCGCGCTGCCGGTCGAGGAGGGCAGCGCCGCGGAGCAGGCCGCCGCCGTCCTGCCCGACAGCCGGGTCGTGGCCGCCTTCCACCACGTGTCGGCCAGGCTGCTGCTCGACCCGGAGGTGGACGAGATGGAGCTGGACGTCCTGGTGCTCGGCAACGACCGGGAGGCCACCGACCTCGTCCAGGCCCTCGCCGGGCGGATCCCCGGCATGCGCGGCGTCTACGGCGGGAGGCTGCACAACGCCCACCAGATCGAGGCGTTCACCGCCAACCTCATCTCGATGAACCGCCGCTACAAGGCCCACGCCGGGCTGCGCATCACGGACGTCTGA
- a CDS encoding baeRF3 domain-containing protein, whose amino-acid sequence MDAVTLAGLRKPRPYPAVSVLMPTHRSARDVREDRIRLRNLLGEVRRRLHDDPRVEPDAADDVVRGLERAASEVDPRHGSDALVLFAAPHGEHHAFTIGQAVDERVVVDTGFATRDLVAAYTRTPRYWLLSLSDHRTRLWSGLGAELTEHARGGFPVEPEPIDEASAGRLARRAAQGGESERRLQSMRDVVAALERVLARDRRPLIVAGVTRHQAVFDEVAGPHVTVAGRVDGSFEGASPSTLAEAAQPALAAYEDLREVGVLSELEAARSIQRYAGGLCEVTELVDEGRGEHLVVERGYYAPAVRTKGELIPVEGRPGVLKGADVVDDAVDHVIETVLEYGGEVTFVSDGFLIDHDRIALVTRY is encoded by the coding sequence ATGGACGCCGTCACCCTGGCCGGGCTGCGCAAGCCGAGGCCCTACCCCGCGGTGTCGGTGCTGATGCCGACGCACCGCTCCGCCCGGGACGTCCGGGAGGACCGCATCAGGCTGCGGAACCTGCTGGGCGAGGTACGGCGCCGCCTGCACGACGATCCCCGGGTGGAGCCCGACGCCGCCGACGACGTCGTCCGGGGGCTGGAGCGCGCCGCGAGCGAGGTCGACCCGCGGCACGGCTCCGACGCGCTGGTGCTGTTCGCCGCGCCGCACGGCGAGCACCACGCGTTCACGATCGGGCAGGCCGTGGACGAGCGGGTGGTCGTCGACACCGGGTTCGCCACCCGCGACCTCGTCGCCGCCTACACCCGCACGCCGCGCTACTGGCTGCTGTCCCTGTCGGACCACCGGACGCGGCTGTGGAGCGGCCTCGGCGCGGAGCTGACCGAGCACGCCCGCGGCGGCTTCCCCGTCGAGCCCGAGCCGATCGACGAGGCGAGCGCCGGACGGCTGGCGCGGCGGGCCGCGCAGGGCGGCGAGAGCGAGCGCCGCCTGCAGAGCATGCGGGACGTGGTGGCCGCCCTCGAACGCGTCCTCGCGCGGGACCGGCGCCCGCTGATCGTCGCGGGCGTCACCCGGCACCAGGCGGTCTTCGACGAGGTGGCCGGGCCGCACGTGACCGTGGCGGGGCGCGTCGACGGCAGTTTCGAGGGCGCCTCGCCGAGCACGCTCGCCGAGGCGGCGCAGCCCGCGCTCGCCGCCTACGAGGACCTGCGCGAGGTCGGCGTGCTCTCGGAACTGGAGGCGGCGCGCAGCATCCAGCGGTACGCGGGCGGGCTGTGCGAGGTGACGGAACTGGTGGACGAGGGCCGCGGCGAGCACCTGGTGGTCGAGCGCGGCTACTACGCGCCCGCGGTGCGGACCAAGGGCGAGCTGATCCCGGTCGAGGGCAGGCCCGGCGTGCTCAAGGGCGCCGACGTCGTCGACGACGCCGTCGACCACGTGATCGAGACGGTGCTGGAGTACGGAGGCGAGGTCACCTTCGTCTCGGACGGCTTCCTCATCGACCACGACCGGATCGCGCTGGTGACGCGCTACTGA
- a CDS encoding HAMP domain-containing sensor histidine kinase: MRRTLRFAAPWVRRLRFTGLRMRLAAAFTAVALLASVLASGISYVLLRRVMLQRAQDAVLNDVRATLAQQVPPDLPPDVEPLVEVALEDALRSEPGRKATAVPVLGHGGPGLPPPGLLDVPVTSEFARRAMRGVVFQRVDRNGTPYLLVGARVSTWPAPAEPWRTTPPMVFVSASLRREAADLALFTRTLLIADAAALAAALALALLATGGVLRPVRRLGAAARALGEGRLDTRVRVQGRDELADLAETFNRTAQALERTVTELRAMEAASRRFVADVSHELRTPLTSMIAMTDVLAEEAAEDGGGAAARLVADETRRLGTLVEHLIEISRFDAGAAALVLDDVNVADAVGATLETRGWREDVAVEGPAGLFVRLDPRRFDVIVANLAGNALKHGLPPVSLRFGRPEGEDAGGVRVVVADRGPGLPADVAPVVFDRFVKAEAARTRSEGSGLGLSIARENALLHGGTLEAANGPEGGAVFTLWLPDGAAEELL; encoded by the coding sequence GTGAGGCGCACCCTCCGGTTCGCCGCGCCGTGGGTGCGGCGCCTCCGGTTCACCGGGCTGCGGATGCGTCTCGCGGCCGCGTTCACCGCGGTGGCGCTGCTGGCGTCCGTGCTCGCCTCCGGCATCTCCTACGTGCTGCTGCGGCGGGTGATGCTGCAGCGCGCCCAGGACGCGGTGCTCAACGACGTCCGCGCCACCCTCGCACAGCAGGTCCCGCCCGACCTTCCGCCCGACGTGGAGCCTCTGGTCGAGGTCGCTCTGGAGGACGCGCTCCGCTCGGAGCCGGGACGAAAAGCGACCGCGGTGCCGGTGCTGGGGCATGGCGGGCCCGGGCTCCCGCCGCCGGGCCTGCTGGACGTCCCCGTGACCTCGGAGTTCGCCCGTCGCGCCATGCGGGGCGTGGTCTTCCAGCGCGTCGACCGGAACGGCACGCCCTACCTGCTCGTGGGCGCCCGCGTCTCCACCTGGCCCGCACCGGCCGAGCCGTGGCGGACGACGCCGCCGATGGTGTTCGTCTCCGCCAGCCTGCGCCGGGAGGCCGCCGACCTGGCGCTGTTCACCCGCACCCTGCTGATCGCGGACGCCGCGGCGCTGGCGGCCGCGCTCGCCCTCGCGCTGCTGGCCACCGGGGGCGTGCTGCGCCCGGTGCGCCGCCTCGGGGCCGCCGCCCGCGCGCTCGGTGAGGGACGGCTGGACACCCGCGTCCGGGTGCAGGGCCGCGACGAGCTGGCCGATCTCGCCGAGACGTTCAACCGCACCGCGCAGGCGCTGGAGCGGACGGTGACGGAGCTGCGCGCGATGGAGGCCGCGTCCCGCCGGTTCGTCGCCGACGTCTCCCACGAGCTGCGCACGCCGCTGACCTCGATGATCGCCATGACCGACGTGCTGGCCGAGGAGGCCGCCGAGGACGGCGGCGGCGCGGCCGCCCGGCTCGTCGCGGACGAGACCCGGCGGCTCGGCACGCTCGTGGAGCACCTGATCGAGATCAGCCGGTTCGACGCGGGCGCCGCCGCCCTCGTCCTGGACGACGTCAACGTCGCCGACGCGGTCGGGGCGACGCTGGAGACGCGCGGCTGGCGGGAGGACGTGGCGGTGGAGGGCCCCGCCGGCCTGTTCGTCCGGCTGGACCCGCGGCGGTTCGACGTCATCGTCGCCAACCTCGCCGGGAACGCCCTCAAGCACGGGCTCCCGCCCGTCTCGCTGCGCTTCGGCCGGCCGGAAGGGGAGGACGCGGGCGGAGTCCGGGTCGTGGTCGCCGACCGCGGGCCCGGGCTTCCGGCCGACGTGGCCCCCGTGGTCTTCGACCGGTTCGTCAAGGCGGAGGCGGCGCGCACGCGCAGCGAGGGAAGCGGCCTCGGCCTGTCGATCGCCAGGGAGAACGCCCTGCTGCACGGCGGCACGCTGGAGGCCGCCAACGGGCCGGAGGGCGGCGCGGTCTTCACCCTGTGGCTGCCCGACGGTGCAGCGGAGGAACTCCTGTGA
- a CDS encoding potassium channel family protein, with the protein MNAPDAARRPLVLLPSARTGPLRAVAKRVGLAFVLLLMVVAVVYLDRDGYRDTGDGRLSLLDAFYYASVTMSTTGYGDITPVGDGARLVNIVFITPVRVLFLIVLVGTTLEVLAERTRDDWRRSRWRARVRDHIVVAGYGTKGRSAIRTLLSTGVPPESIVVVDPDPRVVAEAAEAGFAGVVGDATRSSVLRQASVQRAREIVVASARDDTAVLITLTARQLNPRAGIQAAVRESENVPLLRQSGADHVVTSSEAAGRLLGVSTTQPSVGEVIEDLLEQGSGLDLVEREVHPDEVGGPIGAVRAPALAVVRGGRLLPFDDAGCAALEPGDRLIVARSSSRSSGPPDGPEERDH; encoded by the coding sequence ATGAACGCTCCGGACGCCGCGCGACGGCCGCTCGTCCTGCTGCCGTCGGCCCGGACGGGGCCGCTGCGCGCGGTGGCGAAGCGGGTCGGGCTGGCGTTCGTCCTGCTGCTCATGGTGGTGGCCGTGGTCTACCTCGACCGCGACGGGTACCGCGACACCGGCGACGGGCGGCTGTCGCTGCTGGACGCCTTCTACTACGCCTCGGTGACCATGTCCACGACCGGGTACGGCGACATCACCCCGGTCGGGGACGGCGCGAGGCTCGTCAACATCGTCTTCATCACGCCCGTCCGGGTGCTGTTCCTCATCGTCCTCGTGGGCACGACCCTCGAGGTGCTGGCGGAACGCACCCGCGACGACTGGCGCAGGTCCCGCTGGAGGGCACGCGTGCGCGACCACATCGTGGTGGCCGGCTACGGCACGAAGGGCCGCAGCGCCATCAGGACCCTGCTGAGCACCGGGGTGCCGCCCGAGTCGATCGTGGTCGTGGACCCCGACCCGCGGGTGGTGGCCGAGGCCGCCGAGGCCGGGTTCGCGGGCGTCGTCGGGGACGCGACCCGCAGCTCGGTGCTGCGGCAGGCCTCGGTCCAGCGGGCCCGCGAGATCGTGGTGGCGAGCGCCCGCGACGACACCGCGGTGCTGATCACGCTGACCGCCCGGCAGCTCAACCCGCGCGCCGGCATCCAGGCGGCGGTGCGCGAGTCGGAGAACGTCCCGCTGCTGCGCCAGTCCGGCGCCGACCACGTGGTGACCTCCTCGGAGGCGGCGGGGCGGCTGCTCGGGGTCTCCACCACGCAGCCGAGCGTCGGCGAGGTCATCGAGGACCTGCTGGAGCAGGGGAGCGGCCTCGACCTGGTGGAGCGCGAGGTCCACCCGGACGAGGTCGGCGGCCCGATCGGCGCCGTGCGCGCCCCGGCGCTGGCGGTGGTGCGGGGCGGGCGGCTGCTGCCGTTCGACGACGCCGGCTGCGCGGCCCTCGAACCGGGCGACCGGCTGATCGTGGCGCGGTCCTCCTCCCGTTCCTCCGGCCCGCCGGACGGCCCGGAGGAGCGCGATCACTGA
- a CDS encoding metal-dependent hydrolase: MMGKTHALSGALAWLGAVPILGQERLLGEHAVALSPEQIMAGAVVCAGAAILPDIDHHNGRIANTFGPITNHMCKWIGKLSGGHRQATHSILFAVGIGWAMDTLATHVIWAWWACLFMIVGLGLRGVGLDFEGAEPQSALADCALALIAVWLMHNIDMSFVGFAVTLGCLAHVAGDCLTPRGCPVFWPLPWRIDVPVIPRTDGKVERWVVMPVLILGIAILTVRSVLGDITAQWLTRG; the protein is encoded by the coding sequence ATGATGGGCAAGACGCATGCCCTGAGCGGCGCGCTGGCATGGCTGGGCGCCGTCCCGATCCTCGGGCAGGAGCGGCTGCTCGGCGAGCACGCGGTGGCGCTGTCGCCGGAGCAGATCATGGCGGGCGCGGTGGTGTGCGCCGGGGCCGCGATCCTGCCCGACATCGACCACCACAACGGCCGGATCGCCAACACCTTCGGGCCGATCACGAACCACATGTGCAAGTGGATCGGGAAGCTGTCGGGCGGGCACCGGCAGGCGACCCACTCGATCCTGTTCGCGGTCGGCATCGGCTGGGCGATGGACACCCTCGCCACCCACGTCATCTGGGCCTGGTGGGCCTGCCTGTTCATGATCGTGGGGCTCGGGCTGCGCGGCGTCGGCCTGGACTTCGAGGGCGCCGAGCCGCAGTCGGCGCTGGCGGACTGCGCGCTGGCCCTGATCGCCGTCTGGCTCATGCACAACATCGACATGAGCTTCGTCGGGTTCGCGGTGACGCTCGGCTGCCTGGCCCACGTCGCCGGCGACTGCCTGACACCGCGGGGCTGCCCGGTGTTCTGGCCGCTGCCGTGGCGGATCGACGTGCCCGTCATCCCGCGGACGGACGGCAAGGTCGAGCGCTGGGTGGTGATGCCGGTCCTGATCCTCGGCATCGCGATCCTGACCGTCCGCTCCGTGCTCGGCGACATCACCGCCCAGTGGCTGACCCGGGGCTGA
- a CDS encoding ComEA family DNA-binding protein — protein sequence MNAPAPYEPRVPSDSMPPGQAALSVTWAALPFLTLGFATPFTFAAALLWRRSLHLLVSTVAYAGVFVLMLSMLSGNGEDEGTVRFAGMLMSVLALVGCGHAFLIRRKVFDPHGLSGVDNEAVVERVKRQRLLREKARVLAASDPGLAKELRIGRPDLRRQYNDGGLVDVNHASAEALTLLPGITAELAATIERVRAETGGFMSAEELSAVAGLPPSLTGDLADYAVFIR from the coding sequence ATGAACGCCCCAGCGCCGTACGAGCCGAGGGTTCCCTCCGACAGCATGCCGCCGGGGCAGGCCGCACTGAGCGTGACGTGGGCGGCGCTGCCGTTCCTGACGCTCGGCTTCGCCACGCCGTTCACGTTCGCCGCCGCGCTGCTGTGGCGCCGGAGCCTGCACCTGCTGGTGTCGACGGTCGCCTACGCCGGCGTGTTCGTGCTGATGCTGTCCATGCTCTCCGGCAACGGTGAGGACGAGGGCACCGTGCGGTTCGCCGGCATGCTGATGTCCGTCCTGGCGTTGGTGGGCTGCGGGCACGCCTTCCTGATCCGGCGGAAGGTGTTCGACCCGCACGGGCTGTCGGGCGTCGACAACGAGGCCGTGGTGGAGCGGGTCAAGCGGCAGCGGCTGCTGCGGGAGAAGGCGCGGGTGCTGGCGGCGTCCGACCCGGGGCTGGCCAAGGAGCTGCGCATCGGACGTCCCGACCTGCGGCGCCAGTACAACGACGGCGGGCTCGTCGACGTCAACCACGCGTCCGCGGAGGCTCTGACGCTGCTGCCCGGCATCACCGCGGAGCTGGCGGCCACGATCGAGCGGGTCCGGGCCGAGACGGGCGGGTTCATGTCGGCCGAGGAGCTGTCCGCGGTGGCGGGGCTGCCGCCCTCCCTCACCGGCGATCTGGCCGACTACGCCGTCTTCATCCGCTGA
- the map gene encoding type I methionyl aminopeptidase, protein MTTQLLRPGRVSPMRKVPSNIPRPEYVGKKRPRTGEPDVKSPEIIERMRVAGRIAAQALEEVGKHVRPGITTDELDAVGHEFMLDHGAYPSTLGYRGFPKSLCTSINEVICHGIPDDTVLRDGDIVNVDITAFVDGVHGDTDATFLCGDVDEESRLLVERTHEAAMRGIRAVKPGRALNVIGRVIESYAKRFGYGVVRDFTGHGIGTTFHSGLVVPHYDDPAATTIIEPGMTFTVEPMLTLGTAEYDMWADGWTVVTKDRRRTAQFEHTLLVTEDGHEILTLP, encoded by the coding sequence ATGACGACCCAGTTGCTCCGGCCCGGACGCGTCTCCCCCATGCGCAAGGTTCCCTCGAACATTCCGCGCCCGGAGTACGTGGGGAAGAAGCGGCCGCGGACGGGCGAGCCGGACGTCAAGTCGCCCGAGATCATCGAGCGGATGCGGGTCGCCGGGAGGATCGCCGCGCAGGCGCTGGAGGAGGTCGGCAAGCACGTCCGGCCCGGGATCACCACCGACGAGCTCGACGCCGTCGGGCACGAGTTCATGCTCGACCACGGCGCCTACCCCTCCACGCTCGGCTACCGGGGGTTCCCCAAGTCGCTGTGCACCTCGATCAACGAGGTGATCTGCCACGGCATCCCGGACGACACGGTCCTGCGCGACGGCGACATCGTCAACGTCGACATCACCGCCTTCGTCGACGGCGTGCACGGCGACACCGACGCGACGTTCCTGTGCGGGGACGTCGACGAGGAGTCGCGCCTGCTGGTGGAGCGCACCCACGAGGCGGCGATGCGCGGCATCCGCGCGGTCAAGCCCGGCCGGGCGCTGAACGTGATCGGGCGGGTCATCGAGTCCTACGCCAAGCGGTTCGGGTACGGCGTCGTGCGCGACTTCACCGGGCACGGGATCGGCACGACGTTCCACTCCGGCCTCGTCGTCCCCCACTACGACGACCCGGCCGCCACAACGATCATCGAGCCGGGCATGACGTTCACGGTCGAGCCGATGCTGACCCTCGGCACCGCCGAGTACGACATGTGGGCCGACGGCTGGACGGTCGTGACCAAGGACCGCAGGCGCACGGCGCAGTTCGAGCACACGCTGCTGGTCACCGAGGACGGCCACGAAATCCTCACCCTGCCGTGA
- a CDS encoding TIGR03621 family F420-dependent LLM class oxidoreductase, protein MRDLRFGFNVFDIVSRDDFAERCRRGERYGYDVALVPDHLGSPAPFPTMVAAADATERLRVGALVLNAGFWNAHLLAREAATADRLTGGRVELGLGAGHMKWEFDAAGIPWEPFGARVERMTGLIEELGALFGGDGYERHRPVAEFFGLAETAPVQRAGFGGSGPPLLVGGTGDAVLRAAARHADIVGIAGAYQMKGEPPGTFRLGTAEEAAERVRFAREHAGDRAERIEWNVLVQHVQVTSDRRAEAGRMRAERLPYMTVEEILDTPFVLLGTEEQLAEQIRERRERYGFSYVTVHSPFMDVLGPVIERV, encoded by the coding sequence ATGAGGGACTTGCGCTTCGGGTTCAACGTCTTCGACATCGTCTCCCGGGACGACTTCGCCGAGCGGTGCCGGCGCGGCGAGCGGTACGGGTACGACGTCGCGCTCGTGCCCGACCACCTCGGCTCCCCGGCCCCCTTCCCGACCATGGTCGCCGCCGCGGACGCGACCGAGCGGCTGCGCGTCGGCGCGCTGGTGCTGAACGCCGGCTTCTGGAACGCCCACCTGCTCGCCCGCGAGGCCGCCACCGCCGACCGGCTCACCGGCGGGCGGGTCGAGCTCGGGCTCGGCGCCGGGCACATGAAGTGGGAGTTCGACGCGGCCGGGATCCCGTGGGAGCCGTTCGGCGCCCGCGTGGAGCGGATGACCGGGCTGATCGAGGAGCTGGGCGCGCTGTTCGGTGGGGACGGCTACGAGCGGCACCGGCCGGTGGCCGAGTTCTTCGGGCTGGCCGAGACGGCGCCCGTGCAGCGCGCCGGGTTCGGCGGATCGGGACCGCCGCTGCTCGTCGGCGGCACCGGCGACGCGGTCCTGCGGGCGGCGGCGCGCCACGCCGACATCGTCGGGATCGCGGGGGCGTACCAGATGAAGGGCGAGCCGCCGGGCACCTTCCGGCTGGGCACCGCGGAGGAGGCCGCCGAGCGGGTGCGGTTCGCCCGCGAGCACGCCGGCGACCGGGCGGAGCGGATCGAGTGGAACGTGCTCGTCCAGCACGTGCAGGTGACCTCCGACCGGCGCGCCGAGGCCGGGCGGATGCGCGCCGAGCGCCTCCCGTACATGACGGTCGAGGAGATCTTGGACACCCCGTTCGTCCTGCTCGGGACGGAGGAGCAGCTCGCCGAGCAGATCCGGGAGCGCCGCGAGCGGTACGGGTTCTCCTACGTCACGGTGCACTCGCCGTTCATGGACGTCCTCGGCCCGGTGATCGAGCGGGTCTGA
- the panB gene encoding 3-methyl-2-oxobutanoate hydroxymethyltransferase: protein MSSSVAPPAQPTALYGGTSGRRVTVRDIAAAKQRHEKWPMLTAYDALTARIFDEAGIPVLLVGDSAAMVVYGYDSTIPVTVDDLIPLTAAVVRGSKRAMVVADLPFGSYQTGVTEALTAATRFLKETGAHAIKLEGGRRIIPQAEAMVAAGIPVMGHLGLTPQSVNVFGGYRVQGRGQDGDELMADAKALEAAGAFSVVLECVPEDLAARVTASLSIPTIGIGGGNQTDAQVLVWQDMAGLTPHTAKFVKKFADMNTLLGEAARAYADEVVSGVYPAPEHTYH from the coding sequence ATGTCTTCTTCCGTCGCACCCCCGGCACAGCCGACCGCACTCTACGGCGGTACGAGCGGGCGCAGGGTGACCGTACGCGACATCGCCGCGGCCAAGCAGCGGCACGAGAAGTGGCCGATGCTCACGGCCTACGACGCGCTCACCGCGCGGATCTTCGACGAGGCCGGCATCCCCGTGCTGCTCGTCGGCGACTCCGCCGCGATGGTCGTCTACGGCTACGACTCGACCATCCCCGTCACCGTGGACGACCTGATCCCGCTCACCGCGGCCGTCGTCCGCGGCTCCAAGCGCGCCATGGTCGTCGCCGACCTGCCGTTCGGCTCCTACCAGACGGGCGTCACCGAGGCGCTGACGGCCGCCACCCGGTTCCTCAAGGAGACCGGCGCCCACGCGATCAAGCTGGAGGGCGGCCGCCGGATCATCCCGCAGGCCGAGGCGATGGTCGCCGCCGGCATCCCGGTGATGGGCCACCTCGGCCTCACCCCGCAGTCGGTGAACGTGTTCGGCGGCTACCGGGTGCAGGGCCGCGGCCAGGACGGCGACGAGCTGATGGCCGACGCCAAGGCGCTGGAGGCGGCGGGCGCGTTCTCCGTCGTCCTCGAATGCGTGCCCGAGGACCTCGCAGCGCGCGTCACCGCGTCCCTGTCCATCCCGACGATCGGCATCGGCGGCGGCAACCAGACCGACGCCCAGGTCCTCGTCTGGCAGGACATGGCCGGGCTCACCCCGCACACCGCGAAGTTCGTCAAGAAGTTCGCCGACATGAACACCCTGCTCGGCGAGGCCGCCCGCGCCTACGCCGACGAGGTCGTCAGCGGCGTCTACCCGGCACCGGAGCACACCTACCACTGA